From the genome of Alphaproteobacteria bacterium, one region includes:
- a CDS encoding cupin domain-containing protein gives MLAFDLQAEQAFDPKTHVENILGEVEGGDVTVACWEPGQVSPNHCHPHASEIYFCFSGGGTMKTPDTTVEIKPGGFVVHPPGEVHEYTNGPERTLLFRVRYGGDKVSRKVDWPTNEGWTQSAEDVAYFEKHPVG, from the coding sequence ATGTTGGCGTTTGATTTGCAGGCCGAACAGGCCTTCGACCCGAAGACACATGTCGAGAATATCCTCGGCGAGGTCGAGGGCGGCGACGTCACCGTCGCCTGCTGGGAACCGGGGCAGGTGAGCCCCAACCACTGCCACCCCCACGCGTCCGAGATCTATTTCTGCTTTTCCGGCGGCGGCACCATGAAGACCCCCGATACGACGGTCGAGATCAAACCTGGCGGCTTCGTCGTCCACCCGCCTGGCGAGGTGCATGAATACACCAACGGCCCCGAACGCACCCTGTTGTTCAGGGTGCGCTACGGCGGCGACAAGGTCTCCCGCAAGGTGGACTGGCCGACCAACGAAGGCTGGACGCAGTCGGCGGAGGATGTCGCGTATTTCGAGAAGCACCCGGTGGGTTAG